The Tripterygium wilfordii isolate XIE 37 chromosome 17, ASM1340144v1, whole genome shotgun sequence genome has a window encoding:
- the LOC119982699 gene encoding ribosomal RNA small subunit methyltransferase, chloroplastic isoform X1, whose product MGSSSHLLQSLPQMPPPSTVPANLPLPSLPSHFSSPGARPRISYVACAGKRSSSTDDYHATLRALNSKGRSPRKSLGQHYMLNSTINEELARVGNVEEGDLVLEIGPGTGSLTNVLIDAGATILAIEKDPHMAALVRERFSSTGRLKVLQEDFVRCHIRSHMLPLLESVTSSNAKPRYAKVVSNIPFNISKDVVKQLLPMGDVFSEVVLLLQEETALRLVEASLRTSEYRPINIFVNFYSEPEYKMKVTRSNFFPQPNVDAAVVTFKLKPTADYPPVSCTRSFFSMVNSAFNGKRKMLRKSLQHICASPEIEKALENIGCAPTSRPEELTLDDFVKLHNLLVKV is encoded by the exons ATGGGTTCATCATCTCATCTTCTTCAATCTCTCCCGCAAATGCCTCCTCCTTCAACAGTTCCCGCTAATCTACCTCTACCTTCACTCCCTTCGCACTTTAGTTCCCCCGGCGCACGACCACGGATTTCATACGTAGCTTGTGCTGGAAAAAGAAGCAGCAGCACGGACGATTATCACGCCACTCTCCGAGCCCTCAACTCCAAAGGCCGTTCCCCTAGAAAATCTCTCGGTCAG CATtacatgctcaattctaccatAAACGAGGAGCTTGCGCGCGTGGGAAATGTTGAAGAAGGAGACCTGGTGCTCGAGATTGGACCAGGCACTGGTTCCTTGACTAACGTTCTCATTGATGCCGGTGCCACCATTCTCGCTATTGAGAAA GATCCACACATGGCTGCTCTTGTAAGGGAAAGATTTTCAAGTACTGGCCGTTTGAAG GTTTTGCAAGAGGACTTTGTTAGGTGCCACATTCGCTCCCATATGTTGCCATTGTTGGAAAGTGTAACTTCATCAAATGCTAAGCCAAGATATGCAAAA GTTGTCTCCAACATTCCTTTCAATATAAGCAAAGATGTAGTCAAACAACTTCTTCCGATGGGAgatgtgttctcagaagttgTTCTCTTGCTCCAG GAGGAAACAGCTTTGCGCCTGGTGGAAGCATCTTTAAGAACATCAGAGTATCGACCCATCAACATATTTGTGAATTTTTATTCAG AGCCAGAATACAAAATGAAGGTCACAAGGTCAAACTTTTTCCCCCAGCCCAAT GTTGATGCAGCTGTTGTGACTTTTAAGCTAAAGCCGACTGCAGACTATCCGCCAGTTTCCTGCACCAGAAGCTTCTTCTCaatg GTGAATTCTGCGTTCAATGGGAAACGTAAGATGTTGCGAAAATCACTTCAGCATATATGTGCATCCCCTGAAATCGAGAAAGCCCTTGAGAATATTGGTTGTGCACCCACC TCAAGACCAGAGGAACTTACCTTAGATGATTTTGTCAAGTTACATAATTTACTTGTGAAAGTATAG
- the LOC119982699 gene encoding ribosomal RNA small subunit methyltransferase, chloroplastic isoform X2 has protein sequence MLNSTINEELARVGNVEEGDLVLEIGPGTGSLTNVLIDAGATILAIEKDPHMAALVRERFSSTGRLKVLQEDFVRCHIRSHMLPLLESVTSSNAKPRYAKVVSNIPFNISKDVVKQLLPMGDVFSEVVLLLQEETALRLVEASLRTSEYRPINIFVNFYSEPEYKMKVTRSNFFPQPNVDAAVVTFKLKPTADYPPVSCTRSFFSMVNSAFNGKRKMLRKSLQHICASPEIEKALENIGCAPTSRPEELTLDDFVKLHNLLVKV, from the exons atgctcaattctaccatAAACGAGGAGCTTGCGCGCGTGGGAAATGTTGAAGAAGGAGACCTGGTGCTCGAGATTGGACCAGGCACTGGTTCCTTGACTAACGTTCTCATTGATGCCGGTGCCACCATTCTCGCTATTGAGAAA GATCCACACATGGCTGCTCTTGTAAGGGAAAGATTTTCAAGTACTGGCCGTTTGAAG GTTTTGCAAGAGGACTTTGTTAGGTGCCACATTCGCTCCCATATGTTGCCATTGTTGGAAAGTGTAACTTCATCAAATGCTAAGCCAAGATATGCAAAA GTTGTCTCCAACATTCCTTTCAATATAAGCAAAGATGTAGTCAAACAACTTCTTCCGATGGGAgatgtgttctcagaagttgTTCTCTTGCTCCAG GAGGAAACAGCTTTGCGCCTGGTGGAAGCATCTTTAAGAACATCAGAGTATCGACCCATCAACATATTTGTGAATTTTTATTCAG AGCCAGAATACAAAATGAAGGTCACAAGGTCAAACTTTTTCCCCCAGCCCAAT GTTGATGCAGCTGTTGTGACTTTTAAGCTAAAGCCGACTGCAGACTATCCGCCAGTTTCCTGCACCAGAAGCTTCTTCTCaatg GTGAATTCTGCGTTCAATGGGAAACGTAAGATGTTGCGAAAATCACTTCAGCATATATGTGCATCCCCTGAAATCGAGAAAGCCCTTGAGAATATTGGTTGTGCACCCACC TCAAGACCAGAGGAACTTACCTTAGATGATTTTGTCAAGTTACATAATTTACTTGTGAAAGTATAG